The following are from one region of the Periophthalmus magnuspinnatus isolate fPerMag1 chromosome 5, fPerMag1.2.pri, whole genome shotgun sequence genome:
- the LOC117370584 gene encoding pseudouridylate synthase RPUSD4, mitochondrial-like, translated as MNFCTSIVSREFCAILYHPQTWAHCRRLQRSLRGLSAGVTLDTDPRDKPRLRAVDLAEKVQKEKLKTHVDPTPVSALQQRVTELKQFTRQLQNVHPNVMAKHLHRSVLYQDKDLVIINKPYGITVRDDSTTNSMSISSVLPILCKMMDGMKVKTDSLLLPCLGLEKEVTGVLLLAQSVKAAEHITYLHRHNQVQRKYWAVVVGKPVPAEGVIDIPIIEREVTRPQPHYKMSLSPLFRMNNGGDGLTKMRAHRQAEPAVTKYKVLDSNSGCSLVELEPLTDVKHQLRVHMAFALACPILGDHKYSHWSKLAPQKLPERVLKKLKLEQSKSRNLPLHLHARELTVQQTPEINLTCPLPKYFFQTVGLLHLTFTDEKHK; from the exons ATGAATTTCTGTACAAGTATAGTTAGCAGAGAGTTTTGCGCAATTCTTTATCATCCACAAACATGGGCACACTGTCGCAGACTTCAGCGGAGCTTACGGGGCCTGAGCGCCGGGGTCACATTGGACACAGACCCGAGAGACAAGCCTCGACTTCGGGCAGTGGATCTGGCGGAAAAGGTTCAGAAGGAGAAACTAAAGACCCACGTAGACCCGACTCCCGTGTCCGCATTACAGCAGAGGGTGACTGAGCTCAAACAGTTCACACGGCAGCTCCAAAATGTGCATCCCAATGTGATGGCCAAACACCTGCACAGAAGCGTCCTGTATCAGGACAAGGACCTGGTTATCATCAACAAACCATACGGAATAACTGTGCGAG ATGACTCCACAACAAACTCAATGTCCATCTCCAGTGTGCTTCCTATACTGTGTAAAATGATGGATGGGATGAAAGTGAAGACTGATTCTCTGCTTCTGCCTTGTCTGGGTCTGGAGAAGGAGGTCACTGGGGTTCTTCTGTTAGCTCAAAGTGTAAAAGCAGCAGAGCATATAACTTACCTACATAGACACAACCAAGTGCAAAGGAAATACTG GGCTGTTGTAGTGGGTAAGCCAGTTCCAGCGGAGGGAGTCATAGATATTCCAATTATTGAACGTGAGGTCACCAGACCTCAGCCACATTATAAG atgtctcttagtcctcttttCCGAATGAACAATGGTGGAGATGGTCTAACCAAAATGCGAGCGCATCGGCAAGCTGAACCTGCAGTGACCAAATATAAGGTTTTGGATAGCAACAGTGGTTGCAGTCTTGTGGAACTAGAGCCACTGACTG ATGTGAAGCATCAGTTGAGGGTTCATATGGCATTTGCCTTGGCTTGTCCCATTCTTGGTGATCATAAATATTCCCACTGGAGCAAGCTGGCACCTCAG AAGTTGCCAGAGCGGGTACTGAAAAAGCTGAAACTGGAACAAAGCAAGAGCCGTAATCTTCCTCTTCACTTGCATGCTCGAGAGTTGACAGTTCAACAAACACCAGAAATTaacctcacctgtcctcttccTAAATACTTTTTCCAGACTGTGGGTCTTCTTCACCTAACTTTTACagatgaaaaacacaaataa